From one Microbulbifer sp. A4B17 genomic stretch:
- the sucC gene encoding ADP-forming succinate--CoA ligase subunit beta gives MNLHEYQGKQLFAAYGLPVSKGIAAETPAAAVAAADEIGGDKWVVKAQVHAGGRGKAGGVKLVDSKAEIEEFARKWLGERLVTYQTDENGQPVSRILVESCTDIDQELYLGAVVDRSTRRIVFMASTEGGVEIEKVAEETPEKILKATIDPLVGAQPYQARELAFKLGLNPTQVKQFTKIFLGLAKMFEEKDLALLEINPLVITTEGNLHCLDAKVVIDSNALYRHADLREMHDPSQEDSREAHAAKFDLNYVALDGNIGCMVNGAGLAMGTMDIVNLHGGKPANFLDVGGGATKERVVEAFKIILSDENVKAVLINIFGGIVRCDMIAEGVVGAVKEVGVKVPVVVRLEGNNADLGAKVLSDSGLNIIAATSLTDAAQQVVKAAEGK, from the coding sequence ATGAACTTGCATGAGTATCAGGGCAAACAACTGTTTGCGGCATACGGATTGCCGGTTTCCAAAGGCATTGCAGCGGAAACCCCGGCAGCGGCAGTAGCAGCGGCTGACGAAATTGGCGGTGATAAGTGGGTAGTAAAGGCCCAGGTACACGCTGGTGGCCGCGGTAAGGCTGGCGGTGTAAAGCTGGTAGATTCCAAGGCAGAAATTGAAGAGTTTGCCAGGAAGTGGCTGGGCGAGCGTCTGGTAACTTATCAAACAGACGAAAATGGCCAGCCGGTTTCCCGTATCCTGGTTGAAAGCTGCACCGACATTGATCAAGAACTGTACCTCGGCGCTGTTGTTGACCGCTCCACCCGTCGTATCGTTTTCATGGCCTCCACCGAAGGCGGCGTTGAGATCGAGAAAGTAGCGGAAGAGACTCCGGAAAAAATCCTCAAGGCTACCATCGATCCGCTGGTAGGTGCTCAGCCTTACCAGGCGCGTGAGCTGGCTTTCAAACTGGGCCTGAACCCGACCCAGGTTAAGCAGTTCACCAAGATCTTCCTCGGCCTCGCCAAGATGTTCGAAGAAAAAGATCTGGCCCTGCTGGAAATCAACCCGCTGGTAATCACCACCGAAGGCAACCTGCACTGCCTGGACGCCAAAGTGGTAATCGACAGCAACGCCCTGTATCGCCACGCTGATCTGCGCGAAATGCACGATCCTTCCCAGGAAGATTCCCGTGAAGCGCACGCTGCCAAGTTCGACCTGAACTACGTAGCTCTCGATGGCAACATCGGCTGTATGGTAAACGGTGCTGGTCTGGCCATGGGTACCATGGACATCGTAAACCTGCACGGCGGCAAGCCCGCTAACTTCCTGGACGTTGGCGGCGGCGCGACCAAAGAGCGCGTTGTTGAAGCGTTCAAGATCATCCTGTCTGATGAGAACGTTAAAGCCGTACTGATCAATATCTTCGGTGGTATCGTTCGCTGTGACATGATCGCCGAAGGCGTTGTGGGCGCAGTAAAAGAAGTTGGCGTTAAAGTGCCGGTTGTTGTGCGTCTGGAAGGTAATAACGCAGACCTGGGTGCGAAAGTGCTGAGCGACAGCGGCCTGAACATTATCGCGGCGACCAGCCTGACCGATGCGGCTCAGCAAGTGGTTAAAGCTGCGGAGGGTAAATAA
- the lpdA gene encoding dihydrolipoyl dehydrogenase produces MSEKFDVIVIGSGPGGYVAAIRAAQLGLKTACIEKWKNKEGKYVNGGTCLNVGCIPSKALLDSSWKYHEAKDALDVHGIEVGKIKMDVSKMIERKGEIVNKLTGGVAGLFTANKVTSIFGTGKLLANKKVEVTDDEGNSTVYEAENVILASGSVPVNIPPAPVDNKIIVDSTGALEFTETPKRLGVIGAGVIGLELGSVWNRLGSEVVVLEAMDKFLAIMDQQVAKESQKIFKKQGLDIRLACRVTGSEVKGEEVVVTYQDKDGKEHQETFDKLIVCVGRRPYTEGLLSEDAGVKMDERGFIYVNDLCMTSAPGVWAIGDVVRGPMLAHKASEEGVVVAERIAGQKPMMNYDVIPNVIYTHPEIAAVGRTEEQVKADGEPYNVGSFPFAINGRAMAANDTQGFVKIIAHAETDRVLGAHIVGPSAADLVQQVAIAMEFGSSAEDIGMTVFAHPTLSETVKEAALGVNGHAIHTVNRKKRK; encoded by the coding sequence ATGTCCGAAAAATTTGACGTAATCGTAATTGGCTCCGGTCCTGGTGGTTATGTCGCTGCCATCCGTGCCGCTCAGCTGGGTCTGAAAACCGCTTGTATCGAAAAGTGGAAAAACAAGGAAGGTAAATACGTAAATGGCGGCACCTGCCTGAACGTAGGTTGTATCCCCTCTAAGGCACTGCTGGACAGCTCCTGGAAGTACCACGAGGCCAAAGACGCTCTCGACGTGCACGGCATTGAAGTCGGCAAGATCAAGATGGATGTGAGCAAGATGATCGAGCGCAAAGGCGAGATTGTTAACAAGCTGACCGGCGGTGTAGCTGGCCTGTTCACAGCTAACAAAGTGACCTCCATTTTCGGCACCGGCAAGCTGCTGGCTAACAAGAAAGTGGAAGTGACTGACGACGAAGGCAACAGCACCGTCTACGAAGCCGAAAACGTCATTCTGGCTTCCGGTTCTGTACCGGTAAATATTCCGCCCGCTCCGGTAGACAACAAAATTATTGTCGATTCCACTGGTGCTCTGGAATTCACTGAAACTCCAAAGCGTTTGGGTGTTATCGGTGCCGGCGTAATTGGTCTGGAGCTGGGCTCCGTATGGAACCGCCTGGGCTCCGAAGTGGTTGTTCTGGAAGCGATGGATAAATTCCTGGCAATTATGGATCAGCAGGTTGCCAAAGAATCCCAGAAAATCTTCAAGAAGCAGGGCCTGGATATCCGCCTCGCTTGCCGCGTAACCGGCTCCGAAGTGAAAGGCGAGGAAGTGGTTGTTACTTACCAGGACAAAGATGGTAAAGAGCACCAGGAAACTTTCGACAAGCTGATCGTCTGCGTTGGCCGTCGCCCTTACACTGAAGGCCTTCTTTCTGAAGATGCCGGTGTGAAGATGGACGAGCGTGGATTCATCTATGTCAACGACCTGTGCATGACTTCTGCTCCGGGCGTATGGGCGATTGGTGACGTGGTACGCGGCCCAATGCTGGCGCACAAGGCCTCAGAAGAAGGTGTTGTGGTTGCCGAGCGCATCGCCGGCCAGAAACCGATGATGAACTACGACGTGATCCCCAACGTTATCTACACTCACCCGGAAATCGCTGCGGTTGGCCGCACTGAAGAACAGGTGAAAGCCGATGGCGAGCCCTACAACGTAGGCAGCTTCCCGTTTGCTATCAATGGTCGCGCTATGGCCGCCAACGATACCCAGGGCTTTGTGAAAATCATTGCTCATGCGGAAACTGACCGCGTACTGGGTGCCCACATCGTTGGCCCGTCTGCCGCAGACCTGGTTCAGCAAGTGGCGATCGCGATGGAATTCGGTTCCAGCGCTGAAGATATCGGTATGACTGTATTTGCACACCCGACTCTGTCTGAGACCGTGAAAGAAGCGGCGTTGGGCGTGAATGGTCATGCGATCCATACCGTAAATCGCAAGAAGCGCAAGTAA
- the odhB gene encoding 2-oxoglutarate dehydrogenase complex dihydrolipoyllysine-residue succinyltransferase, producing the protein MTIEIKAPTFPESVQDGTVATWHKQPGEAVSRDELIVDIETDKVVLEVVAPADGALTEIIKGEGDTVLSNEVIAKFEAGAGAATAPAEEKAEVPAAEAAAPAAGDKIAMPSAKKMAAEKGVDLAGVEGTGKGGRVLKEDVMKAGTAPAAAAAPAAAAAEVAVAPGERVEKRVPMTRMRKRIAERLLDASQSTAMLTTFNEVNMKPIMDLRKNYKDLFEKTHNGTRLGFMGFFVKAAVEALKRYTAVNASIDGNDIVYHGYQDIGVAVSSPKGLVVPILRNAENMGLADMENNIRDLGVRARDGKLSIEEMTGGTFTITNGGVFGSLLSTPILNPPQTAILGMHKIQERPMAVNGKVEILPMMYLALSYDHRLIDGKEAVGFLVAIKEMIEDPARILLEV; encoded by the coding sequence ATGACGATCGAGATTAAAGCGCCAACTTTCCCTGAATCTGTTCAGGACGGAACTGTCGCCACCTGGCATAAACAACCCGGTGAAGCTGTGTCCCGCGATGAGCTGATCGTGGATATCGAAACCGATAAAGTTGTGCTGGAAGTTGTTGCACCTGCCGATGGTGCCCTGACTGAAATCATCAAGGGTGAGGGCGATACCGTCCTCTCCAATGAGGTGATTGCCAAGTTTGAAGCGGGCGCTGGCGCAGCCACTGCCCCCGCAGAAGAAAAAGCAGAAGTTCCGGCTGCCGAAGCGGCTGCTCCTGCGGCTGGCGACAAAATTGCTATGCCATCTGCCAAGAAAATGGCTGCTGAGAAGGGCGTAGATCTGGCGGGTGTTGAAGGCACTGGCAAGGGTGGTCGCGTTCTCAAGGAAGACGTAATGAAAGCGGGCACTGCGCCGGCTGCCGCTGCTGCACCTGCCGCCGCTGCTGCTGAAGTTGCGGTTGCTCCGGGTGAGCGCGTAGAGAAGCGTGTTCCTATGACCCGTATGCGTAAGCGTATCGCTGAGCGCCTGCTGGACGCTTCCCAGTCCACCGCCATGCTCACCACCTTTAACGAGGTGAACATGAAGCCGATTATGGACCTGCGCAAGAACTACAAAGACCTTTTCGAGAAGACCCACAACGGCACTCGTCTGGGCTTTATGGGCTTCTTCGTAAAAGCTGCAGTAGAAGCGCTGAAGCGCTACACCGCGGTGAACGCGTCTATCGACGGTAACGATATCGTTTACCACGGTTACCAGGATATCGGTGTAGCGGTTTCCTCTCCGAAAGGCCTGGTTGTGCCGATTCTGCGCAATGCGGAGAACATGGGCCTGGCGGATATGGAAAACAATATCCGCGACCTGGGTGTTCGCGCCCGCGATGGCAAACTGTCTATCGAAGAGATGACTGGCGGTACCTTCACCATCACCAACGGTGGTGTATTCGGTTCCTTGCTGTCCACCCCGATTCTGAATCCACCACAAACCGCAATTCTGGGTATGCACAAAATCCAGGAGCGCCCGATGGCGGTGAATGGCAAGGTGGAAATCCTGCCGATGATGTACCTGGCGCTGTCCTATGACCACCGTCTGATCGACGGTAAGGAAGCTGTTGGCTTCCTGGTGGCGATCAAGGAAATGATCGAAGATCCAGCGCGTATCTTGCTCGAAGTTTAA
- a CDS encoding 2-oxoglutarate dehydrogenase E1 component — protein MHESTMEQLWRSSHISGGNAAYVEELYETYLHDPNGVPEEWRNYFDSLPRVEGSSDVSHAAVRQHFELLSKHRARPVAAPGAAGSANIEHERKQIKVLQLIDSYRHRGHKKATLDPLGLMAREQVPDLQLSYHGLTEGDFDTTFNTGSLFLGKEEATLREIVEGLERTYCGNLGAEIMHLSNLEEQQWFQQRLERSQSKANFGTDIQIEILQRLSAAEGLERHLDSKYPGTKRFGVEGGESLIPMMDALIRRSGTYGVKEVVIGMAHRGRLNTLVNILGKNPADLFQEFEGKKTLDTSGDVKYHQGFSSNVMTPGGEVHLALAFNPSHLEISAPVVVGSVRARQDRRKDATGEKVMPINIHGDAAFAGQGVVQETLQMSQTRGYYTGGTVHIVLNNQVGFTTSKREDARSTEYSTDPAKMIDAPVLHVNGDDPEMVVLAALLAVDYRYEFKKDIVIDLVCYRRRGHNETDDPSGTQPLMYQTIRKHKTTRTLYSEKLVGEGILDKVAADKLANDYRDKLDAGEDVATGLVKKPDSSMFVDWSPYLGHDWNEPADTGYALPKLQDVATRMTNVPDGIVMQRQVSKIYEDRRKMAGGALPLNWGMAETLAYGTLLEDGFMVRFTGEDVGRGTFSHRHAVIHSQKDGQSYVPLQHMFEDQPPFYIYDSLLSEEAVLAFEYGYATTTPKSLVVWEAQFGDFANGAQVVIDQFITSGEHKWGRMCGLVMLLPHGYEGQGPEHSSARLERFMQLCAEHNIQVCNATTPAQIFHLLRRQAVRPMRRPLVIMSPKWILRHKLATSSLEELAEGRFHNVIQDQGVDPDKVKRLVLCSGKVYYHLLEARMEREQEDVAFVRIEQLYPFPDEEFVEAVSAFKKIKSVAWCQEEPMNQGAWYSSQHHLRRLLSETHPKLDLEYVGRAPSAAPAAGYMSTHLEEQNKFINEALTVK, from the coding sequence ATGCACGAAAGTACCATGGAGCAGCTGTGGCGTAGCTCCCATATCTCCGGGGGCAATGCTGCCTACGTGGAGGAGCTTTACGAGACCTATCTGCACGACCCCAACGGTGTCCCCGAGGAGTGGCGCAATTATTTCGACAGCCTCCCCCGCGTTGAAGGCAGCAGTGATGTTTCCCACGCTGCTGTACGCCAGCACTTTGAGCTGCTCAGCAAGCATCGCGCGCGCCCGGTAGCGGCTCCCGGTGCGGCAGGCTCTGCCAATATCGAGCACGAGCGCAAGCAGATTAAAGTTCTGCAATTGATCGATTCCTACCGTCATCGCGGCCATAAAAAAGCGACCCTCGACCCCTTGGGGCTGATGGCCCGCGAGCAGGTGCCTGACCTGCAGTTGAGCTACCACGGCCTGACCGAAGGTGACTTCGACACCACCTTTAATACCGGCAGCCTGTTTCTCGGCAAAGAAGAAGCAACCCTGCGCGAAATTGTCGAGGGCCTGGAGCGCACTTACTGTGGCAACCTGGGCGCTGAGATCATGCATCTCTCCAACCTGGAAGAGCAGCAGTGGTTCCAGCAGCGTCTTGAGCGCAGCCAGTCCAAAGCCAATTTCGGCACCGATATCCAGATTGAAATTCTGCAGCGTCTCTCTGCTGCTGAAGGTCTGGAGCGCCACCTGGACTCCAAGTACCCCGGCACCAAGCGCTTTGGTGTAGAGGGTGGTGAGAGCCTGATCCCGATGATGGACGCTCTGATCCGTCGCTCCGGCACTTACGGGGTGAAGGAAGTCGTGATCGGTATGGCCCACCGCGGCCGCCTGAATACCCTGGTCAATATCCTCGGTAAAAATCCGGCGGACCTGTTCCAGGAGTTTGAAGGCAAGAAAACTCTCGATACTTCCGGCGACGTGAAATACCACCAGGGCTTCTCCTCCAATGTGATGACTCCCGGTGGTGAAGTTCACCTGGCGCTGGCCTTTAACCCTTCGCACCTGGAAATCAGTGCCCCTGTTGTTGTTGGTTCCGTGCGTGCCCGCCAGGACCGCCGTAAAGATGCAACTGGCGAGAAGGTAATGCCGATCAACATCCACGGCGATGCGGCTTTTGCTGGTCAGGGTGTTGTGCAGGAAACCCTGCAGATGTCCCAGACCCGCGGTTACTACACCGGCGGTACTGTGCACATCGTACTGAATAACCAGGTGGGCTTTACCACCAGCAAGCGCGAAGACGCCCGCTCCACTGAGTACTCCACCGATCCCGCTAAGATGATCGATGCGCCGGTGCTGCACGTAAATGGCGACGACCCGGAAATGGTCGTATTGGCCGCGCTGCTAGCGGTGGACTACCGCTACGAATTTAAGAAAGATATCGTTATCGACCTGGTCTGCTACCGTCGTCGCGGCCACAACGAGACCGATGACCCCTCTGGTACCCAGCCGCTGATGTACCAGACCATCCGCAAGCACAAGACTACCCGCACGCTCTATTCCGAGAAGCTGGTGGGCGAGGGCATCCTGGACAAGGTTGCCGCAGACAAGCTGGCTAACGACTACCGCGACAAACTGGATGCCGGTGAAGACGTTGCTACCGGTCTTGTGAAGAAGCCCGACTCCTCCATGTTTGTGGATTGGAGCCCCTACCTGGGCCACGACTGGAACGAGCCCGCAGATACTGGCTACGCATTGCCGAAACTGCAGGATGTCGCCACGCGCATGACCAATGTGCCCGATGGCATTGTGATGCAGCGCCAGGTCTCCAAAATCTATGAAGACCGCCGCAAGATGGCCGGCGGTGCCCTGCCTCTGAACTGGGGTATGGCGGAAACCCTGGCTTACGGCACACTGCTGGAAGACGGCTTTATGGTCCGTTTCACTGGCGAGGATGTGGGTCGCGGTACCTTCTCCCATCGTCACGCGGTGATTCACAGCCAGAAAGACGGTCAGAGCTATGTGCCTTTGCAGCATATGTTCGAAGACCAGCCGCCTTTCTATATTTACGACTCGCTGCTGTCTGAAGAGGCGGTATTGGCGTTTGAATACGGCTATGCGACCACTACACCTAAGTCTCTGGTGGTGTGGGAAGCTCAGTTTGGTGACTTCGCCAACGGTGCCCAGGTTGTGATCGACCAGTTCATTACTTCCGGTGAGCACAAGTGGGGCCGAATGTGCGGCCTGGTAATGCTGTTGCCGCACGGGTACGAAGGCCAGGGCCCAGAGCACTCCTCTGCACGTCTTGAGCGCTTTATGCAGCTGTGTGCCGAACACAATATCCAGGTGTGTAACGCCACTACCCCTGCGCAGATTTTCCACCTGCTGCGTCGCCAGGCTGTGCGCCCCATGCGTCGTCCTCTGGTAATCATGAGCCCGAAGTGGATTCTGCGCCACAAGCTGGCAACCTCCAGCCTGGAAGAGCTGGCTGAGGGTCGTTTCCACAACGTGATCCAGGACCAGGGCGTAGATCCAGACAAAGTGAAGCGTTTGGTTCTGTGTTCCGGCAAGGTTTACTACCACCTGCTGGAAGCCCGTATGGAGCGCGAGCAGGAAGATGTGGCGTTCGTACGAATCGAGCAGCTGTACCCATTCCCGGACGAAGAGTTTGTGGAAGCGGTTTCCGCATTCAAGAAGATCAAGAGTGTTGCCTGGTGTCAGGAAGAGCCCATGAATCAGGGCGCCTGGTACTCCAGCCAGCACCACTTGCGTCGCCTGTTGTCGGAAACCCATCCGAAGCTGGATCTGGAATACGTGGGCCGCGCCCCATCCGCAGCACCTGCGGCGGGCTATATGTCCACGCACCTTGAAGAACAGAATAAGTTCATCAACGAGGCGCTGACCGTCAAATAA
- a CDS encoding succinate dehydrogenase iron-sulfur subunit: MLKVSIYRYNPETDKAPYMQDYELDTKGKDLMVLDVLELLKAEDPTLSFRRSCREGVCGSDGMSISGRNGLACTTPLSEAAPKGKLVLRPLPGLPVIRDLVVDMEQFYEQYKKIEPYLQNDTPAPAIERLQSPEDREKLDGLYECILCACCSTSCPSFWWNPDKFIGPAGLLQAYRFLADSRDLATDERLSNLDDPFSVFRCHGIQNCVNVCPKGLNPTRAIGHIRNMLLTRAV; the protein is encoded by the coding sequence ATGTTGAAAGTAAGCATTTACCGTTACAACCCGGAAACCGATAAAGCGCCTTACATGCAGGACTATGAACTGGACACCAAGGGCAAGGACCTGATGGTGTTGGATGTTCTGGAGCTGCTGAAAGCCGAAGACCCGACCCTGTCTTTCCGTCGCTCCTGCCGTGAGGGAGTCTGTGGCTCAGACGGCATGAGTATTTCCGGTCGCAATGGTCTGGCGTGCACTACGCCACTGTCTGAAGCTGCCCCCAAGGGTAAACTGGTTCTGCGTCCTCTGCCGGGCCTGCCGGTTATCCGCGACCTGGTCGTGGATATGGAGCAGTTCTACGAGCAGTACAAGAAGATTGAGCCGTACCTGCAGAACGATACACCAGCACCGGCTATTGAGCGTCTGCAGTCTCCTGAAGACCGCGAGAAGCTCGATGGTCTGTACGAATGTATCCTGTGTGCCTGCTGTTCCACCTCTTGTCCGTCTTTCTGGTGGAACCCGGACAAGTTTATCGGCCCGGCTGGTTTGTTGCAGGCTTACCGCTTCCTGGCGGACAGCCGCGACCTGGCTACTGATGAACGCCTGTCAAATCTGGATGACCCCTTTAGTGTTTTCCGTTGCCACGGTATTCAAAACTGTGTCAATGTCTGCCCGAAAGGTTTGAATCCGACGCGTGCGATCGGCCATATCCGCAATATGCTGCTGACCCGTGCCGTGTAA
- the sdhA gene encoding succinate dehydrogenase flavoprotein subunit, translating into MANMRTISFDGIVIGGGGAGMRAALQMAQSGYKTAVITKVFPTRSHTVSAQGGITCAIASSDPNDDWRWHMYDTVKGSDYIGDQDAIEYMCSVGPEAVFELEHMGLPFSRTEEGRIYQRPFGGQSKDFGRGGQAARTCAAADRTGHALLHTLYQNNVKHKTEFLNEWFAIDLVKNQDGAVVGVIAMCIEDGEVVYIKSKATVFATGGAGRIFASTTNAHINTGDGVGMALRAGMPVQDIEMWQFHPTGIYGAGVLVTEGCRGEGGYLINKDGERFMERYAPNAKDLASRDVVARSMVLEILDGRGCGPEGDHVFLKLDHLGEELLNSRLPGICELSKTFAHADPVKVPIPVVPTCHYMMGGIPTNVHGQALTQDAAGNDQIIDGFYACGEVACVSVHGANRLGGNSLLDLVVFGRASGLFIEKSLREGIEHREASESDLEAAMARLNRLETNETGEKASDLRKELQGVMQNHFGVFRRGDFMAEGVKKLADLRERIENVRLDDRSRAFNTARVEALELQNLLEVAEATAVAAETRTESRGAHAREDFQERDDENWLCHSMYFPAEKRVGKRAVNFAPNTMEAFEPKARTY; encoded by the coding sequence ATGGCGAACATGCGTACTATTTCTTTTGACGGGATTGTAATTGGTGGTGGCGGTGCCGGTATGCGCGCTGCCCTGCAGATGGCCCAGTCCGGCTATAAAACTGCGGTTATTACCAAAGTATTCCCGACGCGTTCTCACACGGTATCTGCCCAGGGCGGAATTACCTGTGCGATCGCCAGCTCAGATCCCAACGACGATTGGCGCTGGCACATGTACGATACCGTTAAAGGTTCCGACTACATTGGTGACCAGGACGCTATCGAATATATGTGTTCCGTAGGCCCTGAGGCAGTATTTGAGCTTGAGCACATGGGGCTGCCCTTCTCTCGTACAGAGGAAGGCCGCATCTATCAGCGCCCCTTCGGCGGTCAGTCCAAAGATTTCGGCCGCGGTGGCCAGGCTGCACGTACCTGTGCCGCTGCTGACCGTACCGGCCATGCACTGCTGCATACTCTCTATCAAAACAACGTTAAGCACAAAACCGAATTCCTGAACGAATGGTTTGCGATTGACCTGGTGAAGAACCAGGACGGTGCTGTTGTGGGTGTGATCGCCATGTGCATCGAAGATGGCGAAGTGGTTTATATCAAATCCAAAGCGACTGTATTCGCTACTGGCGGTGCCGGTCGTATCTTCGCTTCCACCACCAACGCACACATCAATACCGGTGACGGTGTCGGTATGGCCCTGCGTGCCGGTATGCCGGTCCAGGATATTGAGATGTGGCAGTTCCACCCCACTGGTATTTACGGTGCCGGTGTACTCGTGACTGAAGGTTGTCGCGGTGAAGGTGGCTATCTGATCAATAAAGATGGCGAGCGTTTCATGGAGCGCTACGCGCCTAACGCCAAAGACCTCGCTTCCCGCGACGTTGTGGCTCGCTCTATGGTTCTCGAGATTCTCGACGGTCGCGGTTGTGGTCCGGAAGGCGATCACGTATTCCTAAAGCTCGACCATCTGGGTGAGGAATTGCTCAACAGCCGCTTGCCCGGTATCTGTGAACTGTCCAAGACTTTCGCCCACGCCGACCCGGTTAAGGTGCCGATCCCGGTAGTACCTACCTGTCACTATATGATGGGTGGTATTCCGACTAACGTTCACGGTCAGGCTTTGACTCAGGACGCTGCCGGTAACGACCAGATTATCGATGGTTTCTACGCCTGTGGTGAGGTTGCCTGCGTATCTGTACACGGTGCTAACCGTCTGGGTGGTAACTCACTGCTGGATCTGGTGGTGTTCGGTCGCGCTTCCGGTCTGTTTATCGAGAAATCCCTGCGTGAGGGTATCGAGCACCGCGAAGCTTCAGAGTCCGATCTCGAAGCCGCAATGGCTCGCCTGAATCGCCTGGAGACCAACGAGACCGGTGAGAAGGCTTCGGACCTGCGCAAAGAGCTGCAGGGTGTGATGCAAAACCATTTTGGTGTCTTCCGCCGCGGCGACTTTATGGCTGAAGGCGTGAAGAAACTTGCAGATCTGCGCGAGCGTATTGAAAATGTACGCCTCGACGACCGGAGCCGAGCCTTCAATACTGCCCGTGTTGAAGCACTGGAACTGCAGAACTTACTGGAAGTTGCCGAGGCCACTGCGGTTGCCGCAGAGACTCGAACAGAAAGTCGTGGTGCTCACGCCCGCGAGGACTTCCAGGAGCGCGATGATGAAAACTGGCTGTGCCACTCTATGTATTTCCCTGCGGAAAAACGTGTTGGCAAGCGTGCGGTAAACTTCGCGCCTAACACTATGGAAGCCTTTGAACCGAAAGCTCGGACTTACTGA
- the sdhD gene encoding succinate dehydrogenase, hydrophobic membrane anchor protein, whose product MVKTVTSFGRSGTFDWLYQRVTAVILLAYTLFIVGFIFFSKDFGYQAWSELFAQRWMRVFSLVALLSTIIHAWIGLWSVVTDYITNRMMGGKATVLRLFVEVILAAVAVLYTVWGIEILWGV is encoded by the coding sequence GTGGTAAAAACAGTAACAAGCTTTGGTCGTAGTGGTACCTTCGACTGGCTCTATCAGAGAGTCACAGCGGTAATACTGCTCGCGTATACCCTCTTTATAGTGGGTTTTATCTTTTTTAGTAAGGACTTCGGCTATCAGGCCTGGTCTGAACTGTTCGCCCAGCGCTGGATGCGTGTTTTCAGCTTGGTTGCTTTGCTGTCCACCATTATTCACGCCTGGATTGGCCTCTGGTCCGTGGTTACCGATTACATCACCAACCGGATGATGGGTGGTAAAGCCACTGTTCTGCGCCTGTTCGTAGAAGTGATTCTGGCTGCGGTTGCCGTGCTCTACACGGTGTGGGGCATTGAAATTCTTTGGGGTGTATAA
- the sdhC gene encoding succinate dehydrogenase, cytochrome b556 subunit, whose translation MNKNRPVNLDISTIKLPAAAVVSILHRISGVVLFAVVALLLWMLDVSLESEQGFAEVAAIFNSIPAKLILWAALAALIYHILAGVRHLFMDMGMGESLEGGRRSAVSVLVLAVILILLAGVWLW comes from the coding sequence GTGAACAAAAACAGACCTGTCAATTTAGACATTTCCACTATAAAGCTTCCCGCTGCCGCTGTGGTTTCCATTTTGCATCGTATTTCCGGTGTAGTGCTCTTTGCTGTTGTTGCACTACTACTGTGGATGCTCGATGTCAGCCTGGAATCAGAGCAGGGATTCGCCGAAGTCGCAGCGATATTTAACAGTATCCCTGCAAAGCTCATTCTTTGGGCGGCACTGGCGGCACTTATTTACCACATACTGGCAGGTGTACGTCATCTGTTTATGGATATGGGAATGGGTGAAAGTCTCGAAGGCGGCCGCCGCAGCGCTGTTTCAGTGCTGGTACTGGCTGTAATCCTTATTCTTCTTGCGGGAGTATGGTTGTGGTAA